The Pseudomonas sp. SCB32 DNA window TTTCCGGCGAGTAGAAGCGGTACTGCTGGCGGCCGGCGCGCTTGGCCTCGTACATGGCGATATCCGCCGCGCGCAACAGGCCGTCCACACCCTGTCCGCACTCGGGGAAGCTGGCGATGCCGACGCTGGCGCCAATAGTGACATCGATGCCGTCGATGCGATGGCGCACCGAAACCATCTCGATCAGCTTCTCCGCCACCCGCGCGGCGTCTTCGGGGTGGTCGAGGCTGTCGAGCAGCGCAGTGAACTCGTCGCCACCCATACGCGCCAGGATGTCGTAGGGGCGCAGGCAGCTCTTCAGCTGTTCCGCTACCCGCCGCAGCACACGGTCGCCAGCCTCGTGGCCGAGGGAATCGTTGATCAGCTTGAAGCCGTCCAGGTCCAGGTAGAGCACCGCCATGCGCTTGCCATTGCGCTCGACGCGAGCCAGGGAGGCGTCCAGCGCCTTGTGGAAGCCGCGGCGGTTGAGCAGCCCAGTGAGGGCATCGGTGATGGCCTGGGATTCCAGTTGCGCGTGGAGCTGGTGCACCACCGACATATCCAGGACGATGACCACCATGGAGCGTTGCAGCCGTGGCAGGGGCGACGACGACAGCGCCACCGGCAGGCACTCGCCGCTCATGGTTTTGAGACTGGCATCGTGCAGGCGGTAGGTCTCGTTCCGCTTCCAGTGGCAGTAGAAATCCGACAGCTTCCACTCGCCGCTCATCTCCGGGTGGGCGATCAGGTTCAGCAGCGGCTTGCCCTCCAGATCCCCCACCGAGCCCTGGAACATATGCGCCGAGGCCGGGTTGGCAAAGCTGATGAGGCCGTCCTCGCCGACCACCAGGATGCCTTCGGCGGCGTTCTCCAGCAGCGAGGCGTTGAAGGCGCGGGCGCTGTCCAGTTGCTTGCTGAGTTGCAGCAGGTCGCGCCGGTTGCGTTCATGGGCCAGCAGGGACTGGATCTTGAGGCGCAGCACCTCGGGGTCGAAGGGCTTGAGGATGAAATCCACCGCCCCGGACGAATAGCCGTGCAGCACGGCATCATGGGTGTGGGCGATGGCGGAAATGAAGATGATCGGTGTATAGCGGGTCAACGGACTGCTGCGCATCAGCCGCGCCACCTCGAAACCGTCCATGCGCGGCATCTGCACATCCAGCAGCACCAGGCCGACCTCCTCCTCCAGCAGGCATTTCAGCGCCGCCTCGCCGGAATCCACTGTACGCACCTGCCATTCACCGTCGTCCAGCAACGCTTCCATGGCGATGAGGTTTTCCTGGCGGTCATCCACCACCAGCAGGGTGTCGGCCGCAGGGGCCTCCTTAAGCTGCAGGTGCGCCATGGCGAGCTCCCGGTTGTTCCAGCCAGCGGTAAAGCATGTCCAGCAATTCCTGGCGACTCACCGGTTTGGCCAGGTAATCGTCGGCGCCGGCGGTGATGCATTTCTCCCGGTCGCCCTTCATCGCATGGGCGGTCAGGGCGATGATCGGGATGCCGCAGCCGTGCTCCTGCTTGAGTATGCGGGTGGCGGTGTAGCCGTCCATGTTGGGCATGGCCATGTCCATCAGGATCAGGTCGAAGGGTTCGCGCTGGAAGCAGTCGATGGCCTCCAGGCCGTCGCGGGCGGCGGTGACGTTCATGCCGGCTTC harbors:
- a CDS encoding bifunctional diguanylate cyclase/phosphodiesterase, producing MAHLQLKEAPAADTLLVVDDRQENLIAMEALLDDGEWQVRTVDSGEAALKCLLEEEVGLVLLDVQMPRMDGFEVARLMRSSPLTRYTPIIFISAIAHTHDAVLHGYSSGAVDFILKPFDPEVLRLKIQSLLAHERNRRDLLQLSKQLDSARAFNASLLENAAEGILVVGEDGLISFANPASAHMFQGSVGDLEGKPLLNLIAHPEMSGEWKLSDFYCHWKRNETYRLHDASLKTMSGECLPVALSSSPLPRLQRSMVVIVLDMSVVHQLHAQLESQAITDALTGLLNRRGFHKALDASLARVERNGKRMAVLYLDLDGFKLINDSLGHEAGDRVLRRVAEQLKSCLRPYDILARMGGDEFTALLDSLDHPEDAARVAEKLIEMVSVRHRIDGIDVTIGASVGIASFPECGQGVDGLLRAADIAMYEAKRAGRQQYRFYSPEMNGRARSRLMLEESLRNAIEQNDFHLVYQPQIHLETGRLRGFEALLRWEHRVAGTVAPNVFIPLLEETRLINRLGDWVLREGASQCSAWRQGFGDDLVVSLNVCPLQFGMPQLVEDLRRVLDNFSLRPAQLEVEVTESALMQDLEMTREQLRQLRALGVRIAIDDFGTGYSSLAYLRHFELDTLKIDRLFISNMLESRRDAAVVSTIIDLSRHLGLEVIAEGVETAAQRDWLLEHGCTYMQGFLVAPGLPVAEAGAFPLVVDWRALQEAALTPSRSP